In a genomic window of Cynocephalus volans isolate mCynVol1 chromosome 1, mCynVol1.pri, whole genome shotgun sequence:
- the PRLH gene encoding prolactin-releasing peptide, with protein sequence MKTLRAWLLCLLLLGFALWGAASRAPQHSMEVRTPDINPAWYMGRRIRPVGRFGRRREAMGDIPKTGLQGRQLVCFPLEGDVKSSQDE encoded by the exons ATGAAAACGCTGAGGGCCTGGCTCCTGTGCCTCCTGTTGCTGGGCTTTGCCCTGTGGGGAGCTGCAAGCCGAGCCCCCCAGCACTCCATGGAGGTCCGCA CCCCTGACATCAATCCTGCCTGGTACATGGGCCGCAGGATCAGGCCTGTGGGCCGCTTCGGCCGGAGGAGGGAAGCCATGGGGGACATCCCCAAGACTGGCCTGCAAGGACGCCAGCTGGTCTGCTTCCCCCTGGAAGGCGATGTAAAGTCCTCCCAGGATGAGTGA